From Parasphaerochaeta coccoides DSM 17374, a single genomic window includes:
- a CDS encoding FUSC family protein, producing the protein MKAKEYLSRMSRELLDHKFILYMVKCVMGTGICYLFYALWPERHLHWSIISVLLVLAPDRQDSLTLSVMRMKANIVGGLMGLFVFVVPFPQIIALLSGVFLTILACKLLLAESSTRSAMAALIIVSLMEGDAGGWLVALDRMLSVLIGCVVALALTVMFDAVDKKSTTSAKGE; encoded by the coding sequence ATGAAAGCCAAAGAATACTTGAGTCGCATGAGTCGGGAGCTTCTCGACCATAAATTTATCCTTTATATGGTAAAATGTGTCATGGGAACGGGTATTTGCTACCTGTTCTATGCCTTATGGCCAGAAAGACACTTACACTGGTCAATCATTTCCGTTCTTCTTGTCTTGGCTCCCGACCGGCAGGATTCACTGACACTCTCCGTGATGCGCATGAAAGCGAACATTGTCGGCGGACTGATGGGACTTTTCGTGTTCGTGGTTCCCTTTCCCCAGATAATCGCATTGCTTTCAGGAGTCTTCCTTACTATCTTGGCGTGCAAGTTGTTGCTGGCGGAGAGTTCGACCCGTAGCGCCATGGCCGCGCTAATCATCGTCTCCTTGATGGAAGGGGATGCCGGAGGCTGGCTCGTTGCCTTGGACAGGATGCTTTCCGTCCTCATAGGATGCGTAGTCGCTTTAGCCTTGACTGTCATGTTCGACGCAGTGGACAAAAAATCCACCACATCGGCGAAGGGGGAGTAA
- a CDS encoding O-acetyl-ADP-ribose deacetylase produces the protein MGFSIIKGDITHQSVDAIVNAANTRLLGGSGVDGAIHAAAGPQLLEECRTLGGCETGKAKITDGYLLPARHVIHTPGPIWHGGRKGESLLLAGSYRNSLELAATWSCLTVAFPSISTGAYGYPVDKAALVAVSTILDFLPTHPEMNITMVCWTDEDKAAYEKAYKKVLKDREKKEPHRYD, from the coding sequence ATGGGTTTCTCAATCATCAAAGGGGACATCACCCACCAGAGCGTCGATGCCATCGTCAATGCAGCGAATACCCGGTTGCTTGGGGGCAGCGGGGTAGATGGAGCCATACATGCCGCCGCGGGTCCCCAGTTGCTTGAAGAATGCCGTACCTTGGGAGGCTGTGAGACAGGCAAGGCTAAGATTACCGACGGCTACCTGCTTCCGGCACGCCATGTCATCCATACTCCCGGCCCCATATGGCATGGAGGCAGGAAAGGTGAGAGCCTCCTTCTTGCCGGGAGCTATCGCAACAGTTTGGAGCTTGCTGCCACATGGAGCTGCTTGACCGTAGCATTCCCCTCCATCAGTACAGGTGCTTATGGGTATCCTGTGGACAAGGCAGCGCTAGTCGCGGTTTCCACAATTCTTGACTTCCTGCCGACGCATCCTGAAATGAACATCACCATGGTTTGCTGGACGGATGAGGATAAGGCGGCATACGAAAAGGCATACAAGAAAGTGCTGAAGGACAGGGAAAAGAAGGAACCTCATCGTTACGACTAA
- a CDS encoding DUF4097 family beta strand repeat-containing protein yields the protein MNRFKESRSLKIGLIVIIIVFGSFGIIRSCFGATRRIQYPANQSETMSFSSGDSLKIETVSDNIVLRTSPGVSKVSAEVSGTGKIDCILKVIRSGSTVEISLRYPRKSFFFTFPLYTISSNDVTLIITVPEGTQVSDLSMKTVSGDIDIKSDISVQDELGIKTTSGDVTFGRLDASSVKLNSLSGNMKGDGISARKLTVETISSTIHVKENKAEDYELSTVSGDITLRSVSPRFSALEAQSTSGNITVAFTEEPSMKAKLSSISGTLILQESHGSRNLNISYGKAESNLEIHTTSGDISVTW from the coding sequence ATGAATCGTTTCAAAGAATCCCGCAGTCTGAAAATAGGACTGATCGTTATTATCATCGTGTTTGGCTCCTTCGGGATTATCCGTTCATGCTTCGGGGCAACAAGAAGGATACAGTATCCCGCCAACCAGAGCGAAACAATGTCTTTTTCTTCCGGTGATTCCTTGAAGATAGAGACTGTGAGTGACAATATAGTCTTACGCACATCTCCCGGTGTCTCCAAGGTGAGCGCCGAGGTATCAGGCACAGGGAAGATTGACTGTATCCTGAAGGTCATTCGTTCAGGCTCCACGGTCGAAATTTCCTTACGTTACCCACGGAAATCCTTTTTCTTCACTTTTCCCCTCTACACCATCAGCAGCAATGATGTCACGCTAATCATCACGGTTCCGGAAGGAACGCAGGTCTCAGATCTGAGCATGAAGACTGTCAGCGGAGACATCGATATCAAGAGTGACATATCAGTACAGGATGAGTTGGGAATCAAGACAACAAGCGGGGATGTAACGTTCGGCAGGCTGGATGCGTCTTCAGTAAAGCTGAACTCGTTGTCTGGAAACATGAAGGGAGATGGCATTTCCGCCAGAAAGCTGACAGTCGAAACGATAAGCAGCACAATCCACGTCAAGGAGAACAAAGCGGAGGATTATGAGCTGTCCACGGTCAGTGGGGACATCACACTACGCTCCGTCTCCCCTCGCTTCTCCGCACTGGAAGCGCAATCTACCAGCGGTAACATCACGGTTGCTTTCACGGAAGAACCATCGATGAAGGCGAAACTGTCTTCAATCAGCGGAACGCTCATCTTGCAGGAATCTCACGGGTCACGGAATCTGAACATAAGCTATGGAAAAGCTGAGTCCAACCTGGAAATCCACACCACAAGCGGAGATATTTCCGTCACATGGTAA
- a CDS encoding PspC domain-containing protein, with translation MATHRLYRSRYGEVFGVCKGLADWRELPVRTVRLICILIMVFSGFFPFALIYFIAALILPLNPYEERDRSSRTAFRDKRAKERDYTKEYTSSWREVEEEEDPAPSDKEEKLRKRYEDLKTRVEEMEDRMFDKEKAWDDKFQERM, from the coding sequence ATGGCAACACATCGTTTATATCGTTCCCGCTATGGCGAGGTATTCGGAGTCTGCAAAGGTCTTGCGGACTGGAGGGAACTGCCTGTCAGAACTGTCCGCCTCATCTGCATCCTCATCATGGTCTTCTCCGGTTTCTTTCCCTTTGCCCTCATTTACTTCATTGCCGCGTTGATACTGCCGCTCAACCCCTATGAGGAAAGGGACCGTTCATCACGGACCGCATTCAGGGACAAGCGGGCAAAAGAGAGAGATTACACAAAAGAGTACACATCATCCTGGCGTGAAGTCGAGGAGGAGGAAGATCCTGCTCCCTCAGACAAGGAAGAAAAGCTCCGCAAGCGTTATGAGGACTTGAAGACGCGGGTAGAGGAAATGGAAGACAGGATGTTCGACAAGGAAAAAGCCTGGGACGACAAGTTCCAGGAAAGGATGTAA